Below is a genomic region from Cloeon dipterum chromosome 2, ieCloDipt1.1, whole genome shotgun sequence.
GGCATCTCATTGTCGACCCCCGAGAAAGCtcctgttgttgctgctgccgccaccaccgcagcacgcacacgcgcgcgcactgAGAGAGAGATATTTACTCAGCcgggaataaatattttgctttctcTGTGAATCTGTTAGCAGCTAATTGAAGCGAACAGGGAGCGAGCCGCAAAGCCAAAATATACACGAAGCGAAAACAAGCCTCAACGCCGGATTTACAATATATGCGTACTAAGTAAGCAAGCATGCGCGCGATAGGTGAGCCATGGCAAAAGATTCTCATAACTGaacgattttgaaatatataaaactaaaaaactgAACGCAAAAGCGTAGGTGTGCCACTAtactgattatttatttttcttgtttaataaaacaattaaaaatttaaattaaatcataaatgagcagttatttgcgagattggaggtcgattggacgcgatttttcaacgttgaaatttttaggtggcagttatatttgcttaaagtacttgttaatagatggtgaaattccaaatttgaagctcgggaataggggcgttccctattttttcggtatctaaaaaatacccgaaaaacgaattgtgttaatgaattctaaaccgcaactcttgactgcattgaggtatcaccttgaaattttcactgcccaacctagtttttgatcctgaacaacttttgcatttacaaaaaattcgcaggtcgaaggtcaaggtcaccttttgcgacctttttttgaaaattcaaaattaattgatgatagccccctacgattttttgggggttcagggctgaaatgtagcccgtgaaattctgcaaaagCACACCAattttcataggtgcaatcgcgacaCTTtagctgcaattcgaatttgaagtttgaaaacctgctcgaggccgcttgaccgcgcatacactttgagcagcgagttcacctcttgttcttcaagttgatttttttcgcatttcacttgcttagaaacaccaatggagcctagggtagaccaaggaaggtcaaaatcgaccttcagggtctgtccctgacgtgaccctgagatccgaaatatcgaaaatttccaatttcatcgaacttggtgtcctttaataggttttcaccaccgtagagctcaaatatacagccaaaaccgccgaatgacaatcctgaaaccggttcttgaaataattgtggtagccattaatccagacgtgatgtgtgaaatggttaatattttgaaatttttaaattatggaaaGATACTTCTTATTTGCACATATGAAGTATAATATGTGCTGATAATAAAGGATCTTATGCTTAATACcacgaaaaaatgttattaaatgcaataacaaataatctacttttcaaaactaaaaaaattcgattccttacttttttaagtaaaaattttaaacatgtaatttatttgttattgctataaataaatttgttaactttgtaaaaaaacgatcggtttttttaaaactcaatataaatttcgtgtgtacaaaacagaagaatcttttcataaatttaagatttcaaaatttgaccatttttaacTTATGGAATTATGGCTAATAccacaaatatttcaagaaccggtttcaggattgtcattcggcggttttggctgtatatttgagctctacggtggtgaaaacctattaaaggacaccaagttcgatgaaattggaaattttcgatatttcggatctcagggtcacgtcagggacagaccctgaaggtcgattttgaccttccttggtctaccctaggcaccattggtgtttctaagcaagtgaaatgcgaaaaaaatcaacttgaagaacaagaggtgaactcgctgctcaaagtgtatgcgcggtcaagcggcctcgagcaggttttcaaacttcaaattcgaattgcagctaAAGtgtcgcgattgcacctataaaacttggtgtgcttttgcagaatttcacgggctacatttcagccctgaacccccaaaaaatcgtagggggctatcatcaattaattttgaattttcaaaaaaaggtcgcaaaaggtgaccttgaccttcgacctgcgaattttttgtaaatgcaaaagttgttcaggatcaaaaactaggttgggcagtgaaaatttcaaggtgatacctcaatgcagtcaagagttgcggtttagaattcattaacacaattcgtttttcgggtattttttagataccgaaaaaatagggaacgcccctattcccgagcttcaaatttggaatttcaccatctattaacaagtactttaagcaaatataactgccacctaaaaatttatacgctgaaaaatcgcgtccaattgacctccaatctcgcgaataactgctcaaatttatttgcattttgaatcaaatttcgagataaaatgaataatcaaCCACGGTCGTTGGCTCGTATTTTTGAGAGCATGCTTTACGTGCACAATGTGAGAATTTGAGTACTGTTTGGGAGTAGAGTGTAGGCTGATATGCGTCACATTTGACTCTCTTGTATTGCAATGAATGACGTTCCATTCGGATTTGAGAGGGTCGCGAAAGATTCTCAACTCACTACTTTCTATTTTGCACCTGTCCAGCATagtgatttaatttcacgggacgaatgtcgaGCGTTTCAATAAGACACCCCGGTGAGGGGCAGTAAAgttggtccttttctggaccgCGCTTCCTCCATAACAAGGCTCGTAAGCCCGTTAGTTGTTTATGCGGGGGTTGTCCATTACGGAAGAGataaaaggataaaaaagGCACTATATATGAAAGGTTTTTTCAATTGGGAAGTAGATATGAAGGAAGGTTTATTCAACATCAAATCCCTTTTCAAAAGGGTACCTGAACGTAAATGATTGACAGGCACCCCAACAAACAGCTCGTGTTATGGATATATGTTCGATATTTTTCACGACACTGTGGCACTGTCATCATGCCGGCAATGAGATACGATTTGTATATCTACAAAGCATATCTTTAAAACGTTATTTTTTCTGGTGGAACTATATGTTTTTCTGGTAATTGTTaaggtattattttttacatcctAGAGAGGTTGCTTTGATAACAAACCGCGGGATTACATAAAGAGGCTTATCACAATATTTGAAACGGATTTGAAACACCAACGCAAACTCAAGTCTCGCTCTTGCTTGATGCTATTTTAACATATGTTGGAACTAAGTCAATCTACTACAATCTAGttcaaaaaaatcacattcgGAAAGGATAATGAACCTGCAATATAGCCAAGTGCTTCAAACCACCGAGAGACGAGTATGCCATGCCGTGCAGTTCAGCAGACGCAATCCTTCCTCTCCGGAGAGAGAACTCAAACGAGCGAAAAAAAGCTGAATGGGTATTTGATATTATCccattgctgctgctgaggtATTTCAGATGGTCCTCCCGCTATATATAATACtttacacatacacacacgctctcTGGCCTGCTTGCTCGTTTGGTCGCGGTGTCAAATTTCAGGCCAGCCAGGATGCTGATCTCGCGCAGGAGAGACAAATCCCATGCCCTCCAGTGTTCTAGGAAAGCACAGTAGTCTCTTGTAAATGTGTTTTcaaagcagcagctttttaacGCGGGAGGATCCTCAAGGCGAAGACATGTGTTCGttcaggtaatttttttttcaactatcaatttaaaaatagcaccCTTAATTCAAtcggataattttttttattcttttcattaagagtttgataaaaatttatcaggtgttaacagtttaaatttaagatagaTGATCTTgtttgccttaaaattaaattatgagtgcattgaatagaaaatttcaagtaattttgCGAAGCATGCAGACAAAATTCAAGCATTGAATTATCCAGCGAAAAAAAGGTTAAATCTTCAGacaataatttgtttgtaaCAAGGATAACTCTCTGTATTTGTCAATTTGTCAGCAAACAATGCTAGTATCAACTCTTTTCCTATTGATATCAGTGCGCAACTCGTCGGCCATCATTAAAGCCAGTGTCGCTAATCTGCGTGCAGCTGAGTgagagcaaaaagcggcggGATTAGAGTCGCTCTCGGACTAATAATAATCATCTCACGCTCAAGCGGGCACCTATGGCCGGCCAGATGCAGCTGCAGCGAACGCGCTTCTAATGAGCTGGGGGCCCACAGTCACACCGCACGCAAAAGCAACTGTTTGCACGATGAAAGggcctctttctctctccctctcgccCGATCACAACTCTTGTAAATTCACCAGCGCGGACATGAATTATGTTAATGCGCCTGTGTAGCAgcggacaaaaaataaaatactctgCCAGAGGAGCATGCTCTCTGCTTGAGATGACGAACGGGCCACAATTTGCCACGCCTGCACTTGAGTTTaatgcagttttaattttctgacgCAGGATTTTCCCTCATTTGGCTTGGATGATAACATCTGTCACCATATTCatgtttttcaatatttgaaaggGAACCGTTTATGATAGGATAAGATTAAAAGTTCTTGACATCGCGCGCAGTATTTTCTTTGTCAAAAAATTGGCCTCGCATCAGcctataatattttcaattgcaaaaGAACTGAAATGTTCAATCAAACTCTGTTGCATGATTACAGTTTGTAGAGCAATATTTTCTTCTCGATATAATAGATGTGACAAATGTATCCGACGTTACTGTATTTTTTGTGCAACTGTCAAAAAGTGTCAACCCTGTATATATGAACTCGCAGAGGCACATCAGGAATGGAATGCAGGTTTTTGTTATTCAGGTATAAAagctcaaaatatattttctgccGCATAACGTGTCTCTCTAGGGATTACCTTTTCACTAACatgtaagaaaaaataattgagttgAGCATAAGTACAAAGTGGTATCTTTTACCATAACATGTGCTGCTTTGaacttgaaaagaaaaaatttcaagaatgaTATTGGTTGACAATCCTCTCTAACATTTACTactgttatttaattttcaaaagtgagGTAGCAATATGAACTGGATGTTTTTAACACAAGTTCCCGCAGAATCCTTTCCAACCCAACCCTTCAACATCCTTATGACATTGATAAACAAAGGTCGCCATAATATGATATGATAAGTTTGATTTAAACCAGGCTTTTGGGTCCCTTCAATAAAGTAAAGATCtggaaaaaatgcaacttttgcaacacaaatatttaactaaattGTCGACTTTTTTCGGACGAATTCAAAGGAGATTGTAATTCATTGTTAaattccccccccccccctatGTTTATGTCTGGAGGTTCAGGCGgtgatttaaaatgcattttcccaGCTTTGGGAAGGTTTGTCTATTGTGTAGCTGGTCAATGCATTGCGTGACATCGGTGGCCTTTttcttattaataatttacggTGAAAACTAATGTAAGTTGAACAATGACAGATTTTCATTGtgccaaatattttagcttCTTGTGTGGTCCTAGGATGTGGAAGGTTGCTCTATAAACGCAGCTAAGcagatttagaaatttaatgcattgGAATCGAGGATACACTTAAAAAGGATCTATATTTTAGTACAgtcttgtattttattttgggacGAAGGTTCCAACTAATCAATGTTGCCCgtggcaatttattttttatttttagcaagtATGCTCGCTAGAGATataggtaaaaataaaataggaaatttaagCTTTGGAAAGACGATTACAGATACGCTAAAgaacttttatttatattgttcGTCCTAATTCAAGTGTCGACGGAACCActatcattaaatttgctacTGCTCTTAAATAACATGCGTGTTTTCCTAATTTGTGCAAGGTCGAGCGGCTTACGGGCTCGACAACAACCCCGTGTATATGCTCAAAGGCAGCATTTATTTACCAGGTGAGCAGCTATAAGCGTATATGCGCGATATCAAGAGCGAATAAAACGGGGAACGGAGAGGCACAAAGGAAGATGCACGTCGCTTTGTTCATAATTCCATTCATTACAAAGGAGCGGAAAATATCCGCGCGTTTTTTTGTCACAAAAGGCTGCTCGTGTGAACATCTCATTCCTGAGCCTGCATTTAGCAATTCGAAAGCAAAGTGAGAAATTATCCCGTGGCCGGCGCGGGTCTAATAGTGTAATTTGAATGCTAGGAACAAATCTAATTTCAGATAAAATCTCAGGAATTTCGGCGCGGGGCGCGAGTTGTCTTCCATTCATTAGGACGTGCCGGGGCAGCAGGGGGTCGCGGTCCAGCTTGGGCCCCGAGTTAAATACTTTTTTCGTTTGGACCGAGCCAAGGCGAATAAGGAGGCCTTTTTGCCGCACGGCCAGGCAGGCCGGCATCCGAGAAATGCGCTGATCCAGCGGCCCGATACCACATCACTGACTCGCGTTTGGCATAAAAGCAATGAAATTGATATAGGGGCTTGTGGCATATGGCCCGAAAGCAGTCGCGTCGCTCTTATCCAATGTTTACATCAGCCAATAAATGTTCGGCCGAGAAAAATTTGATGCCCTTTTATGCGATCCCGCacaaaaacgcgcgcgcgggccgCCACTCGATGATAAATCCGGCATACCAGGAGGTTTGCTTTTAatctttttctcttcttttaggttttttattcaaaaagctGCTCTTTGTTCGACgtcaattgtaaaaaagagATTTCTTACACGTTTTgttatgaatattaattactaCTTGCACCTAAATTTGGTGCGAATATAGCATAAAAAGAATCCTGCAGTTccaacacattaaaattaggTGTGCGTCTGCGTGACCTCCAGCTCTTTTGTTTTTCGtatttctgtaaattttataaataaggATAACTTGAGTGTTTTCCTtggcgtttaaatttttcctctttttagcATATACAATAAGATTGTAGAGCTTAAAATTACCATAAGCTATATAGTTGACACTTTTATTGGCACTGATCAAAGCTTTTTCGCCTGAGAGTAAACAGTTTTTAATCGGAAGGAACGAGTAAATTAAATGTGGTggtcaatttttaacacactATAAACAGTTGAGATAGATTTGTTTTGGAGCACAAGCACATCTATTCAGGCAATTTTATGcgatttcttttgttttgttaacGGTTTTCTtcgaatataaattaattaatttgttttcttgtgGCAAAACGACCCGATTCAAGCCAACCAAACGGTAGAAAATGTTTGACAACCGCGGGGATGAGACTAAATGATTAGAAAAGCTTGTCACTCACCTGTATGGGTCCGTTTGTGGATCTTGAGGTTTTCACTGCGCGCGAACACTTTTCCACAGCCGTTGAATGGGCACGGGAAGGGTTTCTCGCCGGTGTGCACGCGGATGTGGTTGACCAGCTTGTACTTGGCCTTGAAGGGCCGGCCGCTGCGGCTGCAGCCCTGCCAGAAGCACGCGTGGGTGGTGAACTCGGGTCCGCCGACGTGGTCCACCGAGATGTGCGAGACGATCTCGTGCATGGAGGAAAACACTCGTCCGCACATCTTGCGCTGCAACGACTCGTTCTCGACCCACATGCAGGATTGCTGCTGCTTCATCGGGGGTGGCTGCTTAGTGTACCTGTAGAAGGCACCCTGTTGGTGGTGCGGATTCTGGTGGTGTCCCATGTGGTACTGGAACTGCATCGCGGGGTACTGCTCGTGTCCACGGCCGTACGGCTGGCCGGCCGCGGCGCCGAAAAACGGCTCCGGCGCCGCCGGGAAGATGGCCTGGTGGTGCGGCgagtggtggtggtggtgcatGGCATGGTGCTCCCGTCGAATCAGGTGGGTAGCGTACGAGTGCGGGTGCGGGTGGTAGCTGTTGGCCATGGTGGCCAGGGCCGGCGAGGCCGTCGCGAACTGCTGGCCGCCGGCGAGCTGTTGGCCCTCCGACTCGGCCCCTGGCACACACTGGTGGCTGCCGGGGCTCATTTTCAGACCGAGCCCGCTTTGGTCGTAATTGTGGTTCGGCATCATCGTCGTGGATGCATGTGGCCGCTGGGGGATGCTCGGTTTTCCTACGCAGACTGAGATTCTGCCGTAACCCTCGCCGGGCCGCGACAAACGTGTAACTGAATAGTCGAGCGGCTTCCCGGAGTGCACACGCTGCGCCCCTCCAGACCAACGCTGCGATTGGCTGCGGGAGACCCTCCCAATCAACACCAAGTGGAAGGATGTGTGGCCAATCGCGCCGCAGAAAGGACCGCCCGCTCGCGTTGTCTTCTCAAAACGATGATACGCAAATTTGCACTTTTAATGCGGCACCCCTTATTGTGCTTGTTTGGAATTTGTGGCGCTCTTAACACCAATTTGGATTTCAAAAAActtgcagttttaattttttaagatgaatcaatataaattttatcaaaaacactGGTAAGATTAAATTTAGGTTTTTAAAGGAAGATATTACCTAcccgcaaattaaattattttcttcagcAAAGTTTTggcagatattttaaaatggatgcAATACTAACAGTTAAGTAtctattaattaatagaaatattaccaattatttaatatattaaataaactaatcaataaattaaaaagaattacattattaactaaaattttacgttttgtTGTGTTCAAGAtttggtaatttattaaataacaatttaaaattacgttacctctttcaaactttttaattgttctctATATTCACACTGCTACGAATTACATTTGATAAGTATAATTCCTATTAaacattacaaatttaataaaaatatccctATAGTTAGttaaaaacgaattatttaaatttgaaaaagtgcaaagaaaacccgcaaaaaaaggaaatttattataacCAAGCTCAATAGAGATTTAGTGCCAAAATCTCTCTTCCAGCCTATTAAATGAACAACACGTATAATAATGCTTGCAGTGTAGCATTTATGAATGGGCAGCGAAATGCCCCTGCTCTGTGGAGTGTGCAGACAACCCACGGAGTGACTCCTCAGGGTGATCCTGCTGGCCTCCTTTGCAGGGGACCTAACAGGCGGGGAGTCACGCAGACACCTTGCGGGGGTCAATATCATCatacaaaacaaacacactctCGTTGAATGGGCCCACTTTAAAGGGCAAAAGCCACACAATGGgaaactgttaattttttaacactgttttcacacttttaaatgaattcattttgttcaaaatacaGTTGGCTCAAACATAAAAAGCTCTTAAAGCTgctttgaaatcaattttagcaGTTGGTttcaataatcaatttaaactgCACGTGAGAACAAAAATAGAgtggtaaattaattctgaagCAATGAGAATACAAATTGTTCCACTCATTGTCAGGAAAgttaacattaatttcaaaactggaACACGTGTTCTTTAGTTATTTTGTAACGAAAGTTAGAGCTGATAATGCAAGGGGAGGACAACTATAGCACTGCTAAAATCAGAAAAGGAAGAGGCATTACAATTTAAGCAACACaacttttttgagaaatttaaaaaaagactgattttaatttaatatctacAAAGATGCTTAAAATCCCTTTCTTTTGTAACTgagattatttgaatttaattttgaacaattgagaggcaatttattttatcagaacttttaaaatttttgtattttattaatcataaaattatttttacaaataagtcaaaattgtttaaatagtttgctaaaaatttgtaactttttcacgttaattttttttctccttaaCTCATGAAAACAAGttacattattaatttagctGTCGGTGACAATTAATTGGATTGACGCGTTGTGTGTCCTCTGTGCCCTTCTTTGAGGGCAATTCGGTTGATTACCCATCAGCGCGGAGGCGGAAAGTGCTGTGCGGTTGTTTTCAAGCCTTTCCAATTGGCAATAATGCGATCGTTGGTGCGGGAGTTCTTTCGGGGCCGCAGCTGTGCGCCCCCGATGGATGCATGAGCCGTGTGCGCGCGAGAGTGTTGGCGGGGTGCCACTCTGGGACTTCGACGGGGGGCGCTTGGGCGCGCAACCACCAACAGCTGCCACCCCGAGAAATAATTACATCatctcatcatcatcagcatcATCCCTCTCAGTGGtcgcgtatgtgtgtgtgtgtatttcgCCCACGCTAATACACATAAATCAACTCGATAACCcaagcggcggcagcagcagagaagaaaatgcaatttggCCCCCGAAACGCGCTGCTCCTTGGCGAGGCTCGAATTTATCTCTTTCCCTATAATTCAAGGAAGCCGGAGATGGTATATGGATTCCGTCTCTCGTCGTGTGTGAGCTGTAATTCGCGATTTGTCTCTCTGAAATACGAGGGAGCCCGCTGCCGGTATATATGTGATTAAAAAGTTGAAGGCATTGAAATATTTCGCACTTCATCACGAGCGGCGTGAGCATACTGACAGGCCATTTGTTTCTTTCACACCTTTATTTGAATCGTTTCCGGTGTCATGCTTTGAGTTCAAAATGTGTTCTAATTGAAGTATACATCGATCATTAATCAATTTCAGAAATGGCATCAAAAAGATGTATAATATTATGGAATTGTTgcatgaaataaaagtttttatttaaaaatgcttttatcttaatttgttcttgttgaaaacattatttatgaaaaggTTTTTGATAGATTTCTTTGATATATGTTCATGTTGAACCAGCTTGTTTGCTCGCATTTTGTTTAgacattctcaggagtgtcaaagaaGTGACgagatatattatatatttgagTTTTTCAGGGATCTTATTAACTGGCTGTCAAATGTCAAGAAAtagcaaaaggtggttaattaagTGACTCAAAATAATAGTCCAAATTTTCAACGAGCTGGGAGGCACTATACTGTGCAATGTTTCGtttgttaagaaaaataaaattcagcgcCGCAACGGATGCTAATACTGCGGAAATCTTTTATCGAttggagaaaatattatttatcttgtATACAGTCGTATATTTTCGTTCTATTTATCTTGCAAACACGACCACCAATTAATTTAAGCCTATTTTAAGAGAAGTGGTGCATGAAGcgtgggaattttttttaaatgtattctCTATTCAAAGgacttgatttaaaattgcccccaaataataataataatagtcaAGTCAACTTTGAGAAAACCAGCCCAAGCTGGCATCGAAGTTCCTGGCCATCATTCTGATCAGTCGAACAGGCCTCGCGGCTCCTGGTGGATGGTGGCTACGTGGGACCAAGATTGCAGTGAGGACCGGCGCCCTGAACCCGCCTTCGGAGACGACTCCGGCTATTCTGATTTGTCCAGGCGCCAATTCCCGACTTGGCCTCTTTTGTAGGCCCGTCGGGTCTTGTGTATTACTGTTAACCCATAATAAatacagaataataataataatgagagcatatatatttttttaattttaaaaaagataaaaacatGACTGTGTTAACTTTCTTTGATCAGTCGAGCgaaaagtttataattttaacaaatgatTTGGAACAGTTAAAAGGGTTTAaagttttaagattttaaataactatATTTGCTACCATAATATACGGTTTTATAAGCCCGCATCAACCTTTCCTCGCACATAAATCTCCGAGAGATATTTGTTTTTCGCATAATTTTCCGATAAAAAGGCGCGAAAGAAgtcacattaatttaattcacatttgAGTGACTATTTTCTCGCGTCGTTGGCAGTCGTGAATCCACTTGATCATCCTGATGCTTCTCTGTGGCGCGCACGCAGGACCAAAGATGAAGCATACACACGTGAGAGCGGCGAAATTTACATGATGGGCGAAAAAATTGCcggcaattaatttgatttacgACGCAACAAgcagtttaataataaaagtgaattgcctaataaattatttattattacaacaacaagagagagaaagagagagagagagagactctGGTTCTTTCTCTGCGGAGCACATTGTTTATGAgggtaatattaaaaagcgcGATATATATGAAGCAGCGCCACCGAGGCACTTCATCACTGAACGGAACAACGCACATATACCATGATATACATACACGCGTGATATACGAAACAAATTCATAATACGAGAGCAACAGAGAGCAGGCTTCGCCCCCGATGTATTTATTGCAGCTGAGGAGAGAAGAATAAGGAGCAGAGCATCCGCTAAATGAGTTATATTGGAACCCTCAGCAGGGTGCGAATGCGAGCAGTCCTGCGCTGCAAGATGAAGGGTGCCCCCTGCCTGCTCTTCTTATGATCACAAACGAGAAAGCGcctcaaatattttgacggCGCAGCCCAAATAACTCACCACTCGCGCCCCAAAACATGATTGTATCACGGGGATTATTAGTGAGTGCGAGTCAGCGTGCAAAATGCTCGGGTTGAAAACAAAACCCGGTTGCTAATTTTAAGGTGTAAACTGTTGCAATGAAATTTACGTTGAGCAgttagagaaaattgaaatattattttaggtGGAGTATTTTTGgacacaaaattaacaaaatatatattgataCGCGTATCAACGTTCACTGGTCGTTATTTTTGCGTTGCCGGCTTGAGACAGAGTTGAATTCTTCTTAACACAGTCTAGAAAATGGTAGAAATTACAAATGGtttatcataaaatttgcatttacagTCCTCACTCGCGAAGGATGTTACAGATTAAATAGAGTGAAACCCATACGACAAGCGTGTCTCTCGGGAGCATGTGTCTCTCAACAAAAAAGACTCCCTTCCCATTTTGGCCGAGGTGTCGAAATATAAAGGGTCAATTTCAGAGGCTTTATAAAATGCTAATCATGTATAGCAATGAATATTTCTAAACGTGTTAGTTTCCAAAAGTTAAATCGATTAAGCAACTCTCTGATGAAAAATTCCATGTCTGCTAATTTGTGCGTCAGcctatatatttaattaatttagacaCGGAAAGAGCTCATTTTTAGAAACTTGGGTATTTTATTAAggattataacattttaaatcacttaaaagttaaaaatggcTAAATCACCTCTATTCCCTGTATAGCTTGCAATTGAATAAGCTATTGCTATATAAATTGAAAGCTCAAAAGCTGAGTTCTGACGAAAGTATTgggaaagaaaattgaatcttAGGGTGGATATATTatcaatatcaatttatttgactttcagCATGGAAGTACATAAACAGGTGACCTTCTCACAGCACGCACCCCATCTGATGACAAACCACAttcacaaaaaaagaaaagcagctCTTACCTTTCTGAATgtgtttagaaaaatatattccagaGAGTTTAAATGTGACGCCTAAGCAGGTGACTTCTGCAATGAAATCGAAAAAcgtattattttgaaatttttgtagcGAAAGTTATTCCCTGAGATCCAAAAAATCGGGAAAGTCCTGGGAACAATATAATAAA
It encodes:
- the opa gene encoding pair-rule protein odd-paired is translated as MMPNHNYDQSGLGLKMSPGSHQCVPGAESEGQQLAGGQQFATASPALATMANSYHPHPHSYATHLIRREHHAMHHHHHSPHHQAIFPAAPEPFFGAAAGQPYGRGHEQYPAMQFQYHMGHHQNPHHQQGAFYRYTKQPPPMKQQQSCMWVENESLQRKMCGRVFSSMHEIVSHISVDHVGGPEFTTHACFWQGCSRSGRPFKAKYKLVNHIRVHTGEKPFPCPFNGCGKVFARSENLKIHKRTHTGEKPFKCEHEGCDRRFANSSDRKKHSHVHTSDKPYNCKVRGCDKSYTHPSSLRKHMKVHGKSPPPGLSAGSNYDSDDSSSSSCGHSAATPHSPGHNGPSTPASGASVPSSISINNNTTHSSHTNPHNTNITEWYVCHAAGGMPTPPSAEHSPISMHHPVHPHHHHHHQFHHLHHHHHQAAAAAAAAAAAY